CACCGGTTTTGGCGATCAGTTGTATCGCTCGAATCCGGACTGGTCGCCGGACGGACGCCGCGTGGCGTTTCAATCGCAGATCAATGGTGTATTTCAAGTGATGACCATCAATGTGCGCGATCACAGCGTGCAGGCGCTCACCAGCGAGGGGCGCAACGAAGATCCCTCGTGGGCGCCTGATGGTCGCCACATCGTTTTCACGTCGACGCGCTCCGGACCGAAGCAGCTCTGGGTGCTCGACACTGAGACGTATCGCACACGGCAGCTGACGCGCGTGGGATTGGCGCGGCAAGGTGCGTGGTCGCCGCGTCTCGATAACGCGAAGTAGTTGGTGTTGCAGATCCCCACTCTCCGGAGACCTCCGATGCTCGTGTCCCGCCGCACCTCCACCGCTCTGCTGCTTGCGATTGTCTCGCTGACCGCATGCAAAGCCAAGCCGGCTCCGACCCCAGTTCCCGTCGCTCCGCCGGTTGCGGTTGCGCCAAAGTTCAACAAGGACTCGGCTGACGCGGCCGAAGCCAAGAAGCGCGCCGACGCGGCTGCCGCCAAGGCCGCTGCTGAAGCCGCTGCGAATGCCTCCGCCGCCATTGCGAAAGCCAAGGCGACGCTTGGTCAGATCGTGTATTTCGACTACGACAAGGACGAAATTCGCGACGACCAGAAGGCGACCATCGAAGCGAAGCTCCCGATTCTGGAAGCGAACCCGACGCTGCGCATCCGCGTCGCGGGGCACACCGACAATCGCGGTTCTGACGAATACAACCTGACGCTCGGTCAGAAGCGTGCCGCGGCCGTCAAGCGCTATCTCGCGGCTCGCGGCATTGCCGATGCGCGCGTGGAGACGGTGAGCTTCGGTGAAGAACGTCCCGCCGTGCAGGGCGAGAACGAAGACGCGTGGGGCAAGAATCGTCGCGCCGAGTTCGAGATCCTGAGCGGTGGCGACACCATGAAGGCGCCGAAGTAATGGGTCGCGCGCACCGCCTCCTTCTCATCGTGGGCGCCATAGTTTCGGCGTCGGGATGTTTTGCCACGCGCAGTGACGTGCAGGTCCTCCAAGGGGACATTGCCGTGCTGCGCGCCGAGGCGGTGCGCGCAGATTCCGCACACCGAGATCAGATGCGCCAGATCGCCCGGCAGATCGGGGCGGTCGGCGATACGCTGCGCTCCGTGAATGCGTTTCTCGCGCGATTCCAGGGCGATTTCTCGTTGACGATGCACACCTTTGGTCAGCAGCTGCTGGCAGTGCAGGAACTCACCGGACAGAGTCAAAAGAAGTTGCAGGAAATGCGCGCCTCGCTTGAGGCGGCTCAGCAGGAGCGAGCCACGCAGGTGGTCGTCCCAGCGGCGCCGATTGCCTCGGTGCCAGGGGCGCCGACGGCCGCGCCGGTGGCATCCGCAGCGGTTCAGCCGCCGGTCATTGGCCCGAATCAGCTCTTTCAGGTCGCGAAGGAACAGCTGCAGGCCGGCCGCACCAGTGCGGCGCGCGACGGCTTTCAGACATTCCTCGCACAGTATCCGTCCGACGATCTCGCCTCCGACGCTGCGTATCGCATTGCGGAGTCGTGGGCGCTCGAAGGCAAGCTAGCGGCGGCCGACACGGCGTATCAGCTCGTCGCCGATAAGTATCCAAAGAGCGA
This region of Gemmatimonadota bacterium genomic DNA includes:
- the pal gene encoding peptidoglycan-associated lipoprotein Pal produces the protein MLVSRRTSTALLLAIVSLTACKAKPAPTPVPVAPPVAVAPKFNKDSADAAEAKKRADAAAAKAAAEAAANASAAIAKAKATLGQIVYFDYDKDEIRDDQKATIEAKLPILEANPTLRIRVAGHTDNRGSDEYNLTLGQKRAAAVKRYLAARGIADARVETVSFGEERPAVQGENEDAWGKNRRAEFEILSGGDTMKAPK
- a CDS encoding tetratricopeptide repeat protein, producing the protein MGRAHRLLLIVGAIVSASGCFATRSDVQVLQGDIAVLRAEAVRADSAHRDQMRQIARQIGAVGDTLRSVNAFLARFQGDFSLTMHTFGQQLLAVQELTGQSQKKLQEMRASLEAAQQERATQVVVPAAPIASVPGAPTAAPVASAAVQPPVIGPNQLFQVAKEQLQAGRTSAARDGFQTFLAQYPSDDLASDAAYRIAESWALEGKLAAADTAYQLVADKYPKSEQAPRAIYKRAMTSRQAGQTRQARTLFQLIVDKYPKSLEAELAADFLKTLK